Genomic DNA from Caloenas nicobarica isolate bCalNic1 chromosome 3, bCalNic1.hap1, whole genome shotgun sequence:
TTGCCTCTCTCCGTTTGCAGGCTGAGCAAAGTTTCTTCTCTTCTAAACTCTTTTTATAGTCAGTCAGCTTTTTCGTGAGGGAAGCCAATGGATGCTCCCGCTGGAGACTGTTGGCCTTGGGATGTTTAAAACTCTTTAATTGCAGCGAATGTCCAGTTCTGCCTGTGCTAATAttgaaaaaatgttctgttttcaaagcagctCTGTTGTGTGTGATGTATATAGTCACTTTCAAAAAACGAttgtttctttcagatttttatgcAAGTTAAGATCAAATAAGTATGAACAGACAAGAGTGAGGAGATAGCTAATGGGCTTTTGATCTTTTTAGGTGCAAAACTTGAttccctgatttttcttttgcctgcAGGCCACCGACCTTCTATAACAGCTCCTCGCCGCCTAGACCCCCGTTCCAGGGGAACGACCCCCATTCTCAGCACATGTACAATCCAGGTTCCAGTCCCGGACCGGGCCCTGGCATGTCCCAGGGCCACAACGGGCCCCCCATGCACCCGGGCTCTCCCGGCCAccacccgtgtccccagggcatGCCGCAGAGCCCCCCCATGCAGGGCGTCCCCCCCGGCTTCCTGGGGCCACAGGGCCAGGGCGGGATGCCCATGCAGGGGCAGCAAGGGGGGCCGCCGCTCACACCGCCGGGGCTTGGCGGCTCCTACAACTCCCCGGGGGTGCAGGGGCACATGGTGAACATGCCGAGGGAGAATCACTGTCCCCCGGGGCCGCAGTACCAGCAGATGCCCGGGGAGCGGCAGCCCAACATGAACTACGAGCCCATCCAGAACCCGGCTGATTTCTACGACAATTACTATTCTCATCAAGCTGTGCATAACTTCCAGCCAGCTAATAACTCTGGTGGTAAGGACATGGAAGAATCATTGTTCCTTCGCGGTTTTGCAGTGTTAAAACATCAGAGCTGAGCAGCTGAAAGAATTTTGGACAGAAAGCCAAAGGGGACTGGAGCGCAAGCGTGATGGGAGCGACTGAGGGACCcggggggttcagcctggagaacaggagctgaggggagacctcctggtctctgaactgcctgaaaggagcttggagcatggagggggttggtctcttctcccaagtagcaagtgataggacaagaggaaatggcttcaagttgcgccaggggaggtttaaattggatattaggaaaaaattcttcacaaaaagggctgtcgggcattggaacaggctgcccagggcagtggtagagtcaccatccctggaggggtttaaaaggtgtttagacgaggttctcagggacatggggtagtgccagggttaggttatggttggactcgatgatcctgagggtctcttccaactgaaatgattgtCTGATTCTATGAAAGCCAAACCTGGAATGTCTTCACTATGAAGACTTTTTCAGCTCATGCTTTCCAGTCATGTAATACAAGTCACATTAGTTTTGCTTGACGGTGGTTTGTGTTTTAGCTCCTCTGCTGTAAAAGCTCATACAGGATGGCTGCTAACTGGGTTTTCGTATCCCGCAGATGGAACGTGGCACGGGGAATTTACAGATCACCAGGCTCACCTCATGGGCCAGGAGCCGCACCAGGGTGGGGGCGAGTCGGACTGCATGGGCAGCCACATGGGCCACAAGGCCGCCATGGGCGTCCCCGATTTCCTGCCTGCCATGCAGAAAGCGCTCTACGCCAGGCTCAGCCACAAGCACCCCCGGGACGGGGacgccagcagcagccagggccaGCGGGCCATGAGCAAAGACGAAGGTAGAGAGTTTCGTTAGAGTTCTGAACATCCTTACTGACCGTGTGTTAGCCTGGAGTGAATCTCTTGACTTGGATTTTCATCACGTTACCATTCACAATTATTGTGAGCGTGCAGGGACCaacacaaataatattttcagctaAATATAGTCCCTTCCCAGCTTGTTCTAGGATTTTACTGTAGACCTAGTTGCTACTTTCCAGTGCAAAGGAGAAAGGTCTGTGGATAATTTTTGGCTATAGTTTGCGCTTTTAAAAGGCTGTTGTGTACAGTTCAATTCCTTCTTAAAACCCCCGATGGAAAGAAACAGGTTGTTATTTCTAACTGCCTCTTAGATTGTGTTTATTCATCTGTGCCACTTGGTCGTTTTTGTGTATTCCTGAGCACACAGCTGTGTTGATAAGGCTTTCCAGTAAACTGCATACCATAGTTGAGAATTTATCCTTTAAAACTGAATATTCTTATTTCTTCCTGTCCTGAATTTTGACCGCTCCTCAAAACCTTGTGATTTGGGTTGTAATAAAGCAGTGAATTCCACATTTGTAATTGATCAGTTTTTAAGACTACTTTTCCTTCTCCTATCCCACAATGAAGGTCACTTTCATTGAGATCCAGATTTTAAATGTTGTTAAACTAGTACTGgcagaaataactttttgaaGGCGGGTTATTTTCCCAGATTAATGTTGACAGAGGTATGTGGAGAGAATGCAGCAGAGTTTGCAAGTACCTCAACCAGCTACAGTTTTTTTGTTAGGTCAGTTCTtcatttaaattgatttttgtcattttagaTTGTGGTTGTTACAGTACAGGGAGTGATGACTGAATAATCAGGCCTTTTCAATttgattttaatgagaaattacCCTTCATATGAGTAAATGTGTCATATTCCTCGGTGatcatttgttttaataatttctttttttttttcagatgacaaTGTCAACTGGTATTCCAGCAGTGAAGAGGAAGAGGGCAGCAGCGTTAAATCGATACTAAAAACCCTAAAGAAGCAAAGCGAAAACTTTCGGAACCGCCAACAACATTCCGCAGAGCAGCACATGCTCGGCATTCCCACCGACCCCCGGCTGGCCAAAGACAAAGGTGCCGGGGCGCAGGCTGCCGACCCGCGGCTCCGCGCCTCCCCGCGCCCCAACCCGCGCAAACCCACAGACCCTGCGGCCCTGGACCCACGGCTGGCACGGGACCCACGCGTGCACAAGGCGGGCGAGGGGGGACACGCCGGCGCGGCCCTGGGAGCGGCCAAGCTGGAGCTGCACCACGCCGGGGCCAAGGCCAAGCAGAAGGGGATGGAGGACGACGAAGAGGATTCGGAGCGGGAGCTGCGGGAGCGGGCGTTCCTCATCCCGCTGGAGCCGCTGCCCGGGGTCACGCTGCGGGATCCCCGCTCGCAGCTCCGGCAGTTCAGCCACATCAAGATGGACGTGACGCTGATGAAACCCAACTTCGCCAAGCACATCGTGTGGGCGCCCGAGGATCTGCTCCCCATACCTTTGCCTAAGCCCGACCCCGTCTCTTCAATCAATTTACCTCTCCCTCCGCTCATCGCTGACCAGAGACTGAATAAGCTGCGGAATTTGAAAAACGATCCCCACCCAAATGCGATGCCTGCTGACCCGCGACTGGCCGCCAAGGCAAAAAACAGCTTAGCGGGCCGGGGTGGCTACTTGGATCCCTCTGCGGATTCGCACGCCAGTAGCTCCAGCAAACTAGGAGACCCTCGCTTACAAAAAAACGTCGATCCCAGGCTCCACAGACTGTCGAGCGCAGAGACGCATCACGGAGTCGCAAAGGATCCGCACCCTCCCAAGTTTGATCCCCGCCTCGCCAGATCCGCCGGCTCCTCGCAGCCCTCAGAAGCCGCCACTGCCAAACCCGACCCCGACGCTCTGCCCCCCTACGCACCCAAATTATCCTCCAGCGGGGTCCGGCTGGGGACCCCGGGCTCCATCCTGAGCGGGATTAGTTTGTACGATCCCAGAGATCACAGCTTGTCCTCGGATGTGGCTCCGGCTACTTCGGGAGAGAACGGagagaaccagaaaaaaagtattttgaaaaattctggTAAAACCGAACCCAGTCTCTCGGAAGATCCGTCGCTGCAGAAAGCCGCCTCCAACGCGGAGAAAAACCCCGAAGGATCAACGGAAGCTTCTGCTCCGGAGAAAGCGACCAGCAGCAGTAAATCTCAGGCCAAGCAGTCGAGCGCGGCGCCCGCGGTGCACAACCTGCCGATCCAGGCGCTGTCGGGGCTGATCCGGCCGCAGTACAGCGACCCGCGGCAGGTGCGGCCGCCCGGGCAGGCAGCGCAGCCCCCGGAGAGCGATCCCAGCGGGGAGTCGGATGATAAGTCCTTAAAAGATGTTTTCAAGACTTTCGATCCCACCGCTTCACCGTTTTGTTAGCAGTTGATTTTAAGTCTTTTTACTGTTGTGAATATtgcagttttctgctgttttgtaaCTGGTTTAcctctttgctttatttatttttaaattataattatcAACACTTTTCAGCTGCTAATCTCAGAACCACATGCAGTTCTACAGTATGCTATAGTGTTTGCAAAGCTGTGGTATTTTCTATATAATACTTTTTCCAATTTCAGGGAGACTAATAATTGACATGTAGAAAAGACCCCCCCCACGTATCGTGTTAGAGCTGAGAAAAGCACTTTCATTGTAAATACGTCATCCGGAAAGTCCGAAGAGCTGTATATGTGTGAGCTGTCTCTTTCATAACCGACATTTAGATATGATGGCGGCATTTGTATGATTGTATAGATACAAGCAATATTATGTACATTAATTACTGTGAGAGACTCTGTGTGACAAGGATTGTCCGACGCATCAAGCCAAACCTACGCACGGACGGAAAACCCACGGAAatgatttaaaaggaaaacgTTGATCCTCCTTTTCCGATCAGTCGATGTACCGTATTGACAGTTTTTACTCATGCAGTCAATATTCTTAGTGTAAAAGAGACCTATATCGCATATTGAGGATTAAAAATGTCAtatcttttaaaagtattttattctatGCTGTATATAGAAGAAATTGTGAAGTACATAACTAGAAGAAAGTTACTGTTAAAAGTGGAGAATACCTAAGGTGTCTAATacaaaaaaggtttttatttaattttttcacgCATACACAATTCTGATTAGTGCTATAAGTTACATTGTGGTGTTCAtgtatttcaatgtatttttgtattcaGCTGCTTAATTTGTATTGCTTTTTTTGTATTGATGTAACTGCAGTACTTGTATTCATGGTGTCTTTAtgacatttttaacaaaaaaattaaaaagggtACAGCTAAAGCCTGGTACCGCCTGTGGTGTTGGGACACTGGCAGCTAGAGGATGACGGTGGCTAAAACTGGTTTTAGTACAGTCAGATGGTAGTTGGGTTTTAAACTAACCTTGTGCTGAGCCCAGATGGAGTCAGTTTGGTGCCCGATTCCGAGATGTGCCTCTGCTTTGGAGAGAGTTGGAAATAATCAGCGTCGCTGTGAGGAATGTCACGCATGttctttaatttctgaagaTCTTGCATGCGAGAGCACAACTGTCCTCAAAGCCTCTCTTGGGTTGATTTTATCCAGAAGAATGCAATATATTGGCAATAAAACCTGCCGGCTGCTCAGTCGCCATCTGCTTCCTGCCCGCTTGGAATGGTTCTTTGCATTAAGTCTCTTCCTTGCTGGAcctttccctttgttccttgGCCCAAATAATGCTTGCAGCTGTGACAATATAGTATTTGTGATCACaaattctgtggttttggggtttcgTGCCTGTGAGACAAATGGGCAAGAATTCGAGTGTCTCGCTTGGATGAGTGGAGGGAAGCTGCTGATTTCCACGTGTGCAAAACACGGCAGAGGAGACATCGCTGGAGGCAATAATGGCTTTATTTTCCAGAGTATAAATTGTATTAGTTCTGTGATATTTTGAATTGCCCTTGGTCAAAATAATTGAAAACTAGGTAACAGTCATGAAACTTTGTTATTTTGGAGTAATCTGCTAGTCCTGTGTATTCTTATTACTTCATCTGGTGACGAGTTTGGCTGTTCAAAAATTTCACCAAAAAAGCAATGCAGTGGAATTGGACAGCGGGGAAAAATAGGAACAGTTTGGAAATAGCACATGGGTTTATAGGGAAACAAAAGAGACAAAGTGACAGTGTTGAAGTCATCTCAGTGTTTGTGATACAAGACAGTgctttagcttggaaaaaaaggacaagtaAGGAGGAAGAGTGATCTGGAAGGGGCAGCTCACCCTTGCAGCCCGGTGTCTCTGTGTAAccaccttttcccttctccGCAGCCCCGGCCAGTCCAGGAGCTCGGCGGTGGAGCCCGGATgtggagagcaggagcagcccgtGGCCTGAGTACCCCGGAGCCAGGCGGTGAGTGAGCACCAGTGCTGAATGTTTTACCCggggaaaaagagagatttgGGGAGAAAAGTCTTATTTCTCTGCAGGATCAGGGGCAGCAGGGGAGTCAAAACACTCTGTGCTCCTACTGGCTCTGGAGAGGTGACAGAGGAAAACATCCCTTAGGCGTCCTCattctgttcttccttcctccagcttttgTAGTGCGTGTTACCCTCCGAATTTGTATTTTGGGTACAAGCCCTAGCCCAGCACTGGCTCTTCTGTGGGATTCTGTACTTCTGGCTGCCCTTCCTGGGCAGTTTTTAGGATTGCCACCCCTAGGAGCAGAGGTGGCGGCTGCTAAAAAGGTGATGCTTGCCAAAAAGAGCCGTCACTCCGCTTGGTGGTCATTGATTCAAGAGCAGTGGTTTCCGAGCGTCCCTAATTGCGTGTCCTTTAGTGGGTTTTGTGTGCTTGGGCGGTTAGAGGTGACTGTTCCTGCACGGTGGCCGTCAGGGTGGGCTCAGCCCGCATCCCAGTTTTGCGCAGCCCCAATTCATCCCTGTCTGAGCTCACAGACTCCTCAGCTCTGTGCCGCAAGAGGTTTTTCCTCCACCGCATGCAAAAAGCAGCTAATTCTTCTTCTTCGGAGCCAGGTGGGGGCTGTCGCAAGCCCTGGCAGACAAAACATTTGCATGCTTTAATATATTGGACGTGaactcatttaaaatataaatagaagtCTGAATGTATCGATGTGTGTGTGACCAACGCGGCATCTCTACCTGTTAACACTTAAAAAACACCTGAGATGCttaaaagtgctttaaaaacacCTGCTTACAGAGAGATAATAAGAATGCAATATAGTTAATTAATAAGCAGGGAAATTGCCGAAGGGAAAAAGCCAGGTCATAAAGACTCGAATCTAGACAACAAAGATATAAAAATGGCTGGTTACTTCTGTCTGACATCAACAAAGTCAAAAATGGACATACAAATTTTTAACAGTATGGGAAATGAACCACAGGAGGAGCTTTTCCACTCTTGTGGCTGATTTTCCATCAAATAGGATTCTAATTAAAAAGACGACGTGCTGGGGGTCAGCAAAAGCTGTAGGATTATATAGGAGGCTGAGGCACGCGGTAAAGAACTGCGgcagtgcagagtctggttgtACTTGCATGTTTTCTGAGTGCTCTCAGCCAAAGTCTCACAAACTAGTTATGGTTGGATCGATCGGTTGTCACTGGCAGCTTCAAGGGAAGCGTTTCGGAGGTTTGATCCAAGCTCGAGACTCAGACTGACATGGGCTATTCCCACATAAAGGCCTCCAAGGACAGGCAGCCGCTCCTGGCCAAACGAAACGGGAAACGGCCCAGCTCATGGCGATTGGGGTGTTCTCCTAGCAGTGACAGAGCAGATTTGGCGCCTGGAAAGATGCGCAGTGGGTTTTGGAAACACGCCAGGAAGGCACACAATCAAAAGGTGACAATGAAGAGGTTTGCTCCCAGCTGGAGTGAtggaggggctgcagcagctcccgcaGCGGGGACTCGCCTCCCAAAACCTCCAGCATTCACTTACTTTGACACACGCTGCCTCGGCTGCCTTCAGAACATGCAGAACCGCCTGAAGGAGGTTGCGCGCGTTGCTGACGAGCAGCTCAGAAGAGGACTTGCTGTCTGCAGTCACCGCTTTCACcctgaaaagacattttgaagGATTTTACTGGGAGAGCATCCCCCGCGTGGCCAGTTACCCCCAAACCAGAACTGTAACCAATGCAAGAGGGACCTTGAGCCCAGCAGCACGCACGTCTCCTGGTGAAGgggccggcagccccgggggaGGTTGTCACCTGGCCACCATGCCCAGCTGGCTGCTGACGGTGTGGGTGCGCTCGGCGGCGCACAGCAGCTCCGCACAGCACTTGGCGTCGGGGCAGTGCTTGGCCACCGCGCGGCCAAATTTAACGAACGCCTGCCCATCGGAAGCGATCTGCCTCGCGCAGGAGATGAGCTGGTCCTTGCTCTAGAACAAAAATAGAGTTAAACGCgtttggggagaggaggagagaaaaaaaatacaatttttcctGCAAGGCCGGGGAATGTCCAGGAATCCCAGGAACACTCTGAAATAGGGAAAGGGCTGGACACCAAGGTCACCTCTCATCAGAGGGAAGAAATTTGTGGTGCTTTGGACAAATGCAGCGGGTGCCACTCGTACAAGAGGGAGTAACGCAGGGGTCTGAGCAGCCCCGTCACTGCCTTTGAGTGCACTTTTGAGCAAAAAATATTGTAGTTATGCCTATGAAAGTGCTGGGGTGGAGGGGGTGGAATGCTCCATACCACGATGGGGCCCTTCTTCCTGAGGAACTGGGTCATGTGCAGCATCCTTGTTGCCATATCCTTGGTGACCTGGGACATCTTGTCACTGTCTTCCCTCTCATGCTTTGCAGGGCCACTGGCgagggaggtgctgggaggATGGTTCTGCTGCAGAGACAAGAACCGAACAGATGTGAAGGCTGGAGCATGTGGAGGTGCCAATGCCGAGGTAGTTTTTGGTGAGTGAAGGAGAGGGAAAGCCACTGGCCACCCTGCTGTCCCAGCCAGCCCCTCTTGTCACCCACAGCGGGATCATTGTGTCCTAGTGCCCTGGGCCATCATCTGCTGGAGCCGTTGCGTGAGCTGGCAGTGCCCGCAGCTCAGGTCGTGATTAAGTGctgcaaacagctctgctgagcGGTCCAGGCGGTGTTGCTGACgcctctgccagctcccagcaccagcagttgtcatgggagctgctggtgctccccagggtgctgtggggagcCGAGCTGCACAGAGACAGTGTTTTGGGGAGGGAGAGCAGCGCAGCCCCTGCTGCCGAAAAACAGCCTTGTGGAGGTGGGGTTAGTGGTGCGGGAGTGCCAGTCAGATCAGATATCAGAGCTCAGCAGAATGGGGCAGCCAGGAACCTGATCTCACCTTGAAGGTGGCCCAAGGGTTGGACcggtgacctccagaggtccctgccagcGTCACTTAGCGCTCCGTGCTGTGGGTGACAGCGCTGACAGCCCTCATCATCACCCTGCAGTAagaattaaagggaaaaaatccaCTGTACCATTTCACGGGCCTCCCAGGCAGCTCCACATCCTCCTCCGCTCCCGCTCAGGCAGgttcctgctgccctggggtGGCTCAGAGCTGGTGACATCTCGGCCGTGCTGCCGCATGGACATGGGCAGCGCTGGTCCCCCGTGTTCCGCAGGCACTGGCCGATGAGCTGCAGGACATGTTCCCTGAGGCCACGGCCGGTGTGCAGCTGTGTCAGCAGGTAGTGTGCCATCGCTGCCCAGTACCACACCGCGCTGGTCAGGCGGGGGTGGCCTTTGTCCCCGCGGCTCTGCAAGAGCCTCCTGGCACTGCCCACGGCCTCGAatgtgaggagcaggaggtgctcTGCAACGGAGAGCAGTTTCTCCTGCGATTGCAGCTCCTGAACGTCTCGGAGGGTAGTTTTGACCCACTGAACATTGGCCATCAGCCGGCTTGCCTTCTCTTCAAAGGCCTCTTTTCTCGTCTCGCTGTCCTCATGAGGgaatggggacagggctggctcGATGACATCCCGGATGACCCGCAGCTGTTGGGCGTTGACCTTCTCCAGGTGGAGCAGCAAGGCCTTGGCCCTGAGGGCCAGGTCTCTCTGCAGGAGCTTCCAGCGAATGGACAAGCTGGCTGTGGGCAGCGGGGAAAGCGAGAGTGTGCTAGAGGCGTCCAGCAGCGCttccaccagcacctccacctcctcccGCAGCGCCAGGATCTCATTGCGGCTGCGCTCGTCGGGGCAGGACAAGGCGGAGAGCCGGGCGGCCTCCTGCAGCCGCAGGGAGATCTCGGACACGGTAGCCAAGAGGCTCTGCGAGCAAAGCTTGTTCTGCACGGCGCTGCTGAGCTCCCTCAGGAGCAGGACGTCCCCGCCGATGAAGCCATCCAGGGTGTGCAGCAGGACGTGCATGCTGACGGCCCAGCGCGTGCAGTGCAGCTCCAGGCTGGCCTTGCCCAGCCCGCAGGAGCCCTCGCAGGATGCTGCTTTCTCCAGTAACGCTTCAGTGGTCATCTGAGCACGCGAAAACTTGGCTTGCACCTCTAGAAAGCTCTCCCAGACATCGGGGGAGATGAGATTTCCCTTGCTACAGGCCATGCTTGCAATGTCTCCTGCAAACTGAACCGTTCCTGATAAAGATGTCATGGTTTCCTCTAAAGCCTGTTCGCCGTGCAGAAAGtcagcagacaagaaaaagcCAAATGCTTGCTGGGCCAGACTATACCAAGGGCCTGCCACGGCTGCCAGGCACTCTTTGGTCTCACGGATCCTTTCGGAGAGCATGAGCGCCGTTTGGAGAAGGCCGCTTGGACCACGGAGCTGCCGCAGGGCCGTTTCCCTGGCCAGGCTGATGACACGCGGTGTCAGCGACGCGATCATCCGGTGCTGCCCCAGCGCCTGCATCTGCAGAGGCTCAGCCACGGGCAGCGCTTCCTTCGCCGCAGCGACACAGCCGCCGGAGAGTTCCAGCAAGGCGGAGCAAGCGACGTCGACAGCTGCCATATCGTGAGCTCGCGTCGCTGCCAGGAGAGCCGTGATGACAGGGTGCGCATCTCCTTGCCGTGGAGCGACATCCGCGTGGAAACCACCTGGTTGTGAAAGCGGAGGATTTGGGATGTCTTCCTGCACCACAGTCTCACCCGTGATGGTTTTTAGCCCAGCACGCCCTGGGCTGAGTTCAGGCCCCTTCGCGACGTCAGCATTTCGCACTTGTGCGCGCAGAGGGCTGAGGATGTCAGGGTGGTTGGCCCCATCCAGCCCGTCACACACGCGGCGAGCAGCGTCCATCAGGCCGCTCGCTGCCCTGGAGAAGATGTCCCTGGTTTGGAGGCGGGAGGGTCCCTCTGGACAACGGGCCGCAACCGCTTCCAGCTCAGGGATGGAGTTGGCCAGTTGCCTGACCCAAACCAGCAAACCGTTCCTGAAAATGGGGTCTGTGGCTCTGTCCACGTGCCGGGTGGTGGCTCCCACCATCCACCGCGCCCAGCTGGAGAGGCGAGCCACATGCCACCAGAACATCTCGTGGTCCTGGCATTCCCAGGCCGTGTCACACCGTTCCCTGTCCTTGGCCATTTCTCGGATGGAGAGCTCCAGGAGTTCACGCACACCGACCGTCTCCTCAAAACACCGCAGGAGACCTTCCCTTGCTCCAGCCCACGTGCAGTACAAGGAGCACAGTCGCTCAGCAGCACTCGCCTGCGATGTgtttctgctcatttctgtCAGCAGCGCAGGGAGACGGGCAAGGAGGCTCTGCAAATAATTCACCCACTCCCCAATTTctgtggtggtttgggttttggtgcaCCTGGCCAGAACAAAGTCTGTCACTCTGAGCATCTGCTGGGCATGTGTGAAGAAGGTGGCAGTGAGGGGCTGAAGCTTCTTTAAAAATCCTCCTGGTCCTGCTGGAAAACACCCTGTGGCAGTGAGGTGAAGGGCAGCTTCAAGCAACGGCCTCAGGGGCTCCTCACCCTCAAAGGTGTCGAGGACTTGGCACAGAGTAGCCGTGAGCACTGCTTGGTCGAGGGTCTCCAGCTCCTCCCTCATGCTGTGCCgttccttctccaggctgctctcccctgcctgtccctcctgctgccctACATGGCCACAGATGCTTTTTCTCAGCTGCAGGAGAACCCAGCAACGTTTTGCCAGCTCCAGCTTCAGATCTGCCCTGGACGTGTTTGCCAGAAGCATGGAGTAGAAAACCACGGCGTCCACGTGAGCACTGAGCTCGCTGCTGGAGCAGCGCAGGGGCTGCgggtgggagagcagagccagcagctcgCTCCTGTGCTGGGAGAAGgtcccagctctgtcctgcgGCTCCATAGTGCCGACGAGCAGGGAAACGAGCTCTTCGATGGTTCTCTCCGTCAGCTGGAAAGCTGAGTCCTTGGAGAGCTTGACTCGCCGATCCCAGGAGCATTTCAGGTCACTGCGCTTGGCTGCATGGAGCAGAGGAACGCACTTCTGAAGGAGCTGCAGATTTTGGGCCAAGCTCTTCTGTCGAGGACAGTCTCCCAGTTCCTGGAGGCGCTTTGCTGTCAGATTGccgagcagcagcagagcctcaGAAAAGGCGCGGAAGGCAGCCAGGAGCCCTGGCGTGTCCCCTGCATCCCGCAGCGTGCTCAGGCGCTCCAGCAGCCAGCTGGCAGCCTCAGTTACCCTCCTCGCCCCAGCAGCGTCTTCAATCTGAAGGatctaagcagaaaaaaaaaaacccaaacaactggTCAGAGTGGGTAAGAATCCCTGTTCACAATTTCATCCCTTATGCAAGCAAGATGACACTCGAGACGTGTTTTGCTCAGCAGACCGGCCGCAGCGAGCACACGGTGAGGAAACCACCGGTGCAGGGTAGTTCGTACCTTGACTGTCTGCGCAAGAAGCCTCTTTGCCGCCGCAGCCAGCTGTTCCCGGTGCCGGGGGCTGTCCGGCTGCCCCTGCAGCTCGCCGGCCgccagcagcacccaccgcCCTGCCAGGACCAGCGACTCAGCCACCAGATGCGTCTCCTCCTCGCACACCTCGTCACCGGACTCCTGGGCCAGCCTGGAACAGAAGCCGCTGGGCTCAGCTTTACCATCCTGTGAAGAATGTGCCAGGCTCGGGCTTTGTCTCAACAATTAGCCGTGCCAGACCTGAACTGGGCTTGGACTGGCTTCAGCCACGTTTGCAAACTGGTTCAGAGCCTTTTCCAGTGGCTGTGGTTCACTTGGAGCCAGGGTGGAGCGGCATCGTCACCCAGGGGCCAGCGCCCGATCTGTGAATTTCGGCTCCCAGTTTTACTGAAACATTCAGTAAATTCACTGATGTGTTCAGTCAATTGTCCCGACTGTGGCTTTAAGGTGTTTTCACCTTAAACTTTGCTGTTTGAGGTTTTGCCGACTTTGCCACGTCCCTTCCAAGTGTGTATCCCTGCTTGTCCCATCTCTCCCTAATTCTGTTCCACATCCCTTTCTCCTCCCgttccccctccccagggcgcagacagggagcagcaggcaggatcCCTGCCCGTTCCTTTGCcaccctccctgc
This window encodes:
- the ZC3H6 gene encoding zinc finger CCCH domain-containing protein 6; this encodes MAFESLFSKAPNPVLDPHMPDSDRQHAGDEREDGELEDGEIDDAAYEDVKEHGTKGDDKQKNEKGHRKSRKKRKKEKEKKKSKRRRRDKHKHNSPSSDDSSDYSHDSDMERTERPHKKSSSSSYRDYDSSFSQHGHVSGNYMSSQKMQHKKNVKSKEYDDYSHYSDENFGNYNEEEKDEDFADQLKQYRQAKETSSTDLGPPFPKEPVKKQGMKGLQKGISQRGNNYNVGRGRGMQKKLKRKDRGRGRGGNKGSDGFHEDGKPVKKWVNMSQEFINQHTVEHKGKQICKYFLEGRCIKGEQCKFDHDAEIEKKKEICKFYIQGYCTKGENCIYLHNEFPCKFYHTGAKCYQGDKCKFSHAPLTAETKELLDKVLNNEEEPQNEDEKELEELRKRGIVPLPKPPPGVGLLPTPPEQYPFSESDMENYQDPSGEYKKIPSLFEIVVKPTVDLAHKIGKKPPTFYNSSSPPRPPFQGNDPHSQHMYNPGSSPGPGPGMSQGHNGPPMHPGSPGHHPCPQGMPQSPPMQGVPPGFLGPQGQGGMPMQGQQGGPPLTPPGLGGSYNSPGVQGHMVNMPRENHCPPGPQYQQMPGERQPNMNYEPIQNPADFYDNYYSHQAVHNFQPANNSGDGTWHGEFTDHQAHLMGQEPHQGGGESDCMGSHMGHKAAMGVPDFLPAMQKALYARLSHKHPRDGDASSSQGQRAMSKDEDDNVNWYSSSEEEEGSSVKSILKTLKKQSENFRNRQQHSAEQHMLGIPTDPRLAKDKGAGAQAADPRLRASPRPNPRKPTDPAALDPRLARDPRVHKAGEGGHAGAALGAAKLELHHAGAKAKQKGMEDDEEDSERELRERAFLIPLEPLPGVTLRDPRSQLRQFSHIKMDVTLMKPNFAKHIVWAPEDLLPIPLPKPDPVSSINLPLPPLIADQRLNKLRNLKNDPHPNAMPADPRLAAKAKNSLAGRGGYLDPSADSHASSSSKLGDPRLQKNVDPRLHRLSSAETHHGVAKDPHPPKFDPRLARSAGSSQPSEAATAKPDPDALPPYAPKLSSSGVRLGTPGSILSGISLYDPRDHSLSSDVAPATSGENGENQKKSILKNSGKTEPSLSEDPSLQKAASNAEKNPEGSTEASAPEKATSSSKSQAKQSSAAPAVHNLPIQALSGLIRPQYSDPRQVRPPGQAAQPPESDPSGESDDKSLKDVFKTFDPTASPFC